A single window of Nicotiana sylvestris chromosome 5, ASM39365v2, whole genome shotgun sequence DNA harbors:
- the LOC104214099 gene encoding pentatricopeptide repeat-containing protein At4g01570 yields the protein MATKAQRNLSIFYTRRHFTVAGAKVAGTRSPASSKIENLLVVASITKALTAPGGTRNLEKYNDSIAVSENLVLQILRRNNLDAATKLDFFKWCSLRPNFKHSIETYSQMFRSICYYNSHNHREDIFVLLNSMKHDGVSLNSATFKLLLDSFTRAGNFNSALELLEFMESDLENSNNNCLSPDVYNSVLIALVQKNQVSLALSIFLKLLETNDGNGNSIGISDAVACNVLLVGLKRANMRDEFKQVFDKLRGKKNIFPLDRWGYNICIHAFGCWGDLSSCLSLFKEMKERGSWFSPDLCTYNSLIHVLCLLGKVKDALVVWEELKGSSGLEPDVYTYRIVIQGCSKAYLINDAIKVFSEMQYNGIRPDTIIYNSLLDGLLKARKLKDACNLFQKMIEDDGVRASCWTYNILIDGLFKNGRALAACTLFCDLKKKSNNFVDGVTYSIVILHLCQEGRLDEALKLVEEMEARGFTVDLVTITSLLIAIYREGHWDYTERLVKHVRENNLVPIILRWKDSMEATMKAPQSREKDFTPIFPSNGNFGDILSLEDLTDPETDTALGVEDERDPWSSSPYMDLLASKASSQSHATRAFSLTGGKRVDTKGADSFDIDMVNTFLSIFLAKGKLSMACKLFEIFTDMGADPVSYTYNSMMGSFVKKGYFDQAWGVLEKMDKKVCPADVATYNVIIQGLGKMGRADLAGAVLDKLMKQGGYLDIVMYNTLINVLGKTGRIEEVNKLFQQMKDSGINPDVVTYNTLIEVHAKAGQLKQAYKFLRMMLEAGCAPNHVTDTTLDFLEKEIEKLRYQKASIKRPNVDNSL from the coding sequence ATGGCCACAAAAGCACAAAGAAACCTCTCAATTTTCTACACTAGAAGACACTTCACCGTCGCCGGAGCCAAAGTCGCCGGAACGAGGTCTCCGGCATCATCGAAGATTGAAAACTTACTCGTCGTCGCTTCAATTACAAAAGCTTTGACAGCACCAGGAGGAACACGTAACCTAGAAAAATACAACGATTCAATTGCCGTATCAGAAAACCTAGTCCTTCAAATCCTTCGCCGTAACAATTTAGACGCCGCCACTAAACTCGACTTCTTCAAATGGTGCTCTCTCAGGCCCAATTTCAAACACTCAATAGAAACTTACTCTCAAATGTTCAGATCCATTTGCTATTATAATTCTCACAATCACCGGGAAGATATATTCGTTCTCCTCAACTCCATGAAGCATGACGGAGTGTCGCTTAATTCAGCCACATTTAAGTTGTTGCTCGACTCGTTTACTCGAGCTGGTAATTTCAATTCTGCGCTTGAGCTTTTGGAATTCATGGAGAGTGATCTGGAAAATTCTAATAATAATTGTTTAAGTCCTGATGTGTATAATTCTGTGCTTATTGCACTTGTACAAAAAAATCAAGTTAGTTTAGCTTTGTCAATTTTCCTTAAATTGTTGGAAACTAATGATGGGAATGGTAATAGCATTGGGATTAGCGATGCTGTTGCATGTAATGTGTTGCTTGTTGGTCTTAAGAGGGCTAATATGAGGGATGAATTTAAACAAGTTTTTGATAAGCTTAGAGGAAAGAAGAATATTTTTCCGTTGGATAGATGGGGATATAACATATGCATTCACGCATTCGGGTGTTGGGGGGATTTGTCTAGTTGCTTGAGTCTTTTTAAAGAAATGAAGGAAAGGGGAAGTTGGTTTAGTCCCGACTTGTGCACTTATAATAGCTTGATTCATGTGCTTTGCTTGCTCGGGAAGGTTAAGGATGCTCTTGTTGTGTGGGAGGAATTGAAGGGATCTTCGGGCTTGGAACCTGATGTTTATACTTATCGAATTGTTATACAAGGTTGCTCTAAGGCTTACCTGATAAATGATGCGATAAAAGTGTTCAGTGAGATGCAGTATAATGGTATACGTCCGGATACTATTATTTATAACTCCCTCTTAGATGGATTGCTCAAGGCGAGAAAGTTGAAAGATGCGTGCAATTTGTTTCAGAAAATGATTGAAGATGATGGTGTTCGCGCCAGTTGTTGGACCTATAATATTCTTATTGATGGATTGTTTAAGAATGGGAGGGCTTTGGCTGCTTGTACCCTATTCTgtgatttgaagaagaaaagtaaTAATTTTGTGGATGGCGTTACTTATAGCATTGTCATTTTGCATCTTTGTCAGGAAGGTAGGCTTGATGAAGCACTGAAGTTGGTGGAAGAGATGGAAGCTAGAGGGTTTACTGTTGATTTGGTTACCATAACTTCTCTTTTGATTGCGATTTACCGGGAGGGGCATTGGGACTATACAGAGAGGCTTGTAAAGCACGTTAGGGAGAACAATTTAGTTCCAATTATTCTCAGGTGGAAAGACAGTATGGAAGCTACAATGAAAGCTCCACAGAGCAGAGAAAAGGATTTTACACCCATTTTTCCATCCAATGGGAACTTTGGTGATATTCTAAGCCTAGAAGATTTAACAGACCCTGAGACTGATACTGCCCTTGGGGTAGAGGATGAAAGGGATCCGTGGTCATCATCACCATATATGGACTTGCTGGCTAGTAAAGCGAGCTCCCAAAGTCATGCTACAAGAGCGTTCTCTCTTACCGGAGGAAAACGAGTAGACACTAAAGGTGCAGATTCTTTTGATATTGACATGGTGAATACCTTCTTATCAATATTTTTGGCCAAAGGAAAATTGAGCATGGCTTGTAAGTTATTTgaaattttcaccgacatgggTGCTGACCCTGTTAGTTATACTTACAACTCTATGATGGGTTCATTTGTCAAGAAGGGATATTTCGACCAGGCTTGGGGTGTTTTAGAGAAAATGGACAAGAAGGTTTGCCCTGCTGATGTAGCAACTTACAATGTGATAATCCAAGGGTTGGGAAAGATGGGAAGGGCTGATCTTGCCGGTGCAGTACTCGACAAGCTGATGAAACAGGGGGGTTACCTTGACATTGTAATGTATAACACCTTGATAAATGTGCTCGGGAAGACTGGCAGAATTGAGGAAGTAAACAAGCTTTTCCAGCAGATGAAGGATAGTGGAATCAATCCAGATGTTGTCACTTACAATACACTAATCGAAGTTCATGCAAAGGCAGGTCAGCTTAAGCAAGCTTACAAGTTTTTAAGGATGATGTTGGAAGCAGGGTGTGCCCCCAATCATGTCACTGACACAACTTTGGACTTTCTGGAGAAGGAGATTGAAAAACTGAGATACCAGAAGGCTTCCATTAAACGCCCCAATGTAGATAACTCATTATGA